Proteins encoded within one genomic window of Thermoanaerobaculia bacterium:
- a CDS encoding ABC transporter permease, whose amino-acid sequence MSIVHDLRYALRSLRKSPGFAAAAIATLALGIGANTAIFSVVRGVLLKPLPYPDADRIVALRTATSHGPEMGAASFPDMTDWRSRSTVFEEVGGTYPMDLSVSGATQPEHVDAAAVTAGLMRALGVRPAAGRIFADEDDRAGARVIVVSDGFWRTILGGRRDAVGSSLRLNGRAFTVIGILRPGFRLPVAGSAAQLWLSAAFAHESSDGPSPAETRGAHFIDVFGKLKPGVTLARAQNEMTAIGARLQKEYPDTDGNFSVRVVPAAEPLVRNARPALTMLIAAVGLVLLIACANAANLVLARSAARRAEITIRAAIGASRIRIVGQLVTESVVLAVVGGVAGTLLAAWGVPALLAASGGRVPRSGDVTLDLGVLVFALALSLATGILFGLAPAIASATPNLADALRERGSTAGGGRHRLRAGLLIGEVAVAFVLLAGAGLLLRSLARLVRVDPGFDARGVLTARLDLPGLRYPDAKRASAAYASVVDDLRSAPGIVSAGAVMPLPLSGFENRIGFALEPGAGIAPTVSSSSRRFPWEAAFAVAEPGYFRTLGIAVRAGREFDRRDDLDGPGVAVVNEALARKFFPDGNALGRRIRPSVSSGSEQPAFREIVGVVGDVKLDGLREEPGPMVYVPEAQAGFSSMWLVVRSAGGPAAALASIRRIVGRVDPDLPVYAPQPLSRYVSDSVAGEKFNSLLVALFAGLALALTAIGIFGVISYTVAQRTHEIGVRVAIGARPDTVFRMVVGSGMRLVALGGAAGLAGALLLGRLFEGFLFGVGRSDPATLIGVAAVLGAIAFLACAVPARRAVRIDPLTALREE is encoded by the coding sequence ATGAGCATCGTCCACGATCTCCGCTACGCGCTCCGGTCCCTCCGCAAGTCGCCCGGCTTCGCCGCCGCCGCGATCGCGACGCTCGCGCTCGGCATCGGCGCCAACACGGCGATCTTCTCGGTCGTGCGCGGAGTGCTGCTGAAACCTCTCCCGTATCCGGATGCGGACCGGATCGTCGCGCTCCGGACGGCGACGAGCCACGGACCCGAGATGGGTGCCGCGAGCTTCCCCGACATGACCGACTGGCGATCGCGAAGCACGGTTTTCGAGGAGGTCGGTGGAACCTATCCGATGGACCTCTCCGTCAGCGGCGCCACGCAGCCGGAGCACGTCGACGCCGCGGCGGTCACCGCCGGCCTGATGCGCGCTCTCGGCGTGCGTCCCGCGGCCGGCCGGATCTTCGCGGATGAAGACGACCGCGCCGGCGCGCGGGTGATCGTCGTGAGCGACGGTTTCTGGAGAACGATTCTCGGCGGGCGGCGGGACGCCGTCGGATCGTCGCTGCGGTTGAACGGTCGCGCGTTCACCGTGATCGGAATCCTGCGCCCCGGATTCCGGCTTCCCGTCGCCGGCTCCGCGGCACAGCTGTGGCTGTCCGCCGCGTTCGCCCACGAGTCGAGCGACGGGCCGTCACCGGCGGAAACGCGCGGCGCGCACTTCATCGACGTGTTCGGAAAGCTCAAGCCCGGCGTCACTCTCGCGCGTGCGCAGAACGAGATGACGGCGATCGGGGCCCGCCTCCAGAAGGAATATCCCGACACGGACGGGAACTTCAGCGTCCGCGTCGTTCCCGCGGCCGAGCCCCTCGTGCGAAACGCGCGGCCCGCCCTCACGATGCTCATCGCGGCCGTCGGGCTCGTGCTCCTGATCGCCTGCGCGAACGCGGCCAACCTCGTTCTCGCCCGCTCGGCCGCCCGGCGGGCGGAGATCACCATTCGCGCCGCGATCGGCGCGAGCCGGATCCGGATCGTCGGACAGCTCGTGACCGAGAGCGTCGTCCTGGCGGTCGTCGGCGGCGTCGCCGGCACCCTTCTCGCGGCCTGGGGGGTTCCCGCTCTCCTCGCGGCCTCCGGCGGACGCGTCCCGCGCTCGGGAGACGTCACCCTCGACCTGGGCGTCCTCGTCTTCGCCCTCGCGCTCTCGCTCGCGACGGGCATCCTCTTCGGCCTCGCCCCGGCGATCGCCTCCGCGACCCCGAACCTCGCGGACGCTCTCCGGGAGCGGGGTTCGACCGCGGGCGGCGGGCGGCACCGGCTCCGGGCGGGACTCCTGATCGGCGAGGTCGCCGTGGCGTTCGTCCTGCTCGCCGGCGCGGGACTCCTGCTCCGCAGCCTCGCCCGGCTCGTGCGCGTCGACCCGGGTTTCGACGCCCGAGGCGTGCTCACGGCGCGGCTCGACCTGCCGGGGCTCCGGTATCCGGACGCGAAACGGGCGTCCGCGGCCTATGCATCGGTCGTCGACGATCTTCGAAGCGCCCCCGGAATCGTCTCGGCCGGCGCGGTGATGCCGCTTCCCCTCTCCGGTTTCGAAAACAGGATCGGGTTCGCCCTCGAGCCGGGCGCCGGCATCGCTCCGACGGTCTCCTCGTCGAGCCGGCGTTTTCCGTGGGAAGCGGCCTTCGCGGTGGCGGAGCCCGGGTATTTCCGGACGCTCGGGATCGCCGTCCGGGCGGGGCGGGAGTTCGATCGGCGCGACGATCTCGACGGCCCCGGAGTCGCCGTCGTCAACGAGGCCCTCGCCCGGAAGTTCTTTCCCGACGGAAACGCGCTCGGACGGCGGATCCGGCCGAGCGTCTCGTCGGGCAGCGAGCAACCCGCCTTCCGGGAGATCGTGGGGGTCGTCGGAGACGTCAAGCTCGACGGACTGCGCGAGGAACCCGGCCCGATGGTGTACGTCCCCGAGGCGCAGGCCGGTTTCAGCTCGATGTGGCTCGTCGTCCGAAGCGCCGGCGGTCCGGCGGCGGCTCTCGCGTCGATCCGGCGAATCGTCGGCCGCGTCGATCCCGACCTCCCCGTGTATGCGCCGCAGCCGCTCTCCCGTTACGTCTCCGATTCGGTCGCCGGCGAAAAGTTCAATTCGCTCCTCGTCGCCCTCTTCGCCGGGCTCGCCCTCGCGCTCACCGCGATCGGTATCTTCGGCGTCATCTCGTACACGGTGGCCCAGCGGACCCATGAGATCGGGGTCCGCGTCGCGATCGGCGCTCGGCCGGACACGGTCTTCCGGATGGTCGTCGGGTCGGGAATGCGCCTCGTCGCTCTCGGCGGAGCCGCCGGGCTCGCCGGCGCGCTCCTCCTCGGACGTCTCTTCGAAGGATTCCTTTTCGGCGTCGGGCGATCGGACCCGGCGACGTTGATCGGGGTCGCGGCCGTGCTCGGCGCGATCGCGTTCCTCGCGTGCGCCGTGCCGGCTCGCCGCGCCGTCCGCATCGATCCTCTGACGGCGCTGCGGGAAGAGTGA
- a CDS encoding ABC transporter permease, translated as MNTLLQDVRYALRGLRKSPGFTSVAVLMLALGIGSTTTVFSVIYSVLWKPLPFPGPGRLVRLFETRPAKGIDKTVVADGEFVAWQARARSFDGLAAVLYPGFTLTSGGESHQIEGIRTSANFLELLGVRPLAGRFFTPAEGRPGAPATAVISSALWKTRLQGDPRIVGGSILLDGRPTTVVGVLPEGFNWYGKVDAIAPLVFDAVASANFHSHHLDVFGRLKAGVPLSRARAEMSAIAEAVARDHPVSRGDGIGIAPLREDMAGPAAGSLRVALGAILFVLLVACANLANLLLARASRRRREIAIRLAVGASRLRLVRQLLTESVVLAAAGAAAGIGLAAIGVASAAAFLFGMPRGPEIGLHPASLLFAAGLAAATGVAFGLAPALQAVGENARTRAGLAGSLPSAPRSGTRLRQALVAGEVALSLVLLLSGGLLLRTFWNLERVNPGFEPAKVAAVSVDPPEARYPSLPAAADFLERTAVDLASIPGADSAGVVNIIPLSGNDSGSGLLLDGDDDPAIDPPHVQYRVAGGSAFRALGIAIERGRSFDVRDRAGSEPVAIVNGAFARRFWSGKDPIGRRLKIGRRDPANPWRTVVGVSDDVRQESLDLPAVPEVDVPLGQWPVRRAVFVVRARRSPAALLAAIRGRLRAADPELPTDDLDVYPHLVSQSLASRRHLAQAVAGFAGAAFLLAAIGIYGVISYRVTERTREIGIRIALGARSGRVVSLIVGEGARVVAAGLLAGIAAAAVASRLLTSLLFGVRPADLATFAAVSALLFTTGIAAAWFPARRAARIDPMKALREE; from the coding sequence ATGAACACCCTTCTCCAGGACGTCCGGTACGCGCTGCGGGGACTGCGCAAGAGCCCCGGTTTCACCTCGGTCGCGGTCCTCATGCTCGCGCTCGGGATCGGGTCGACGACGACGGTCTTTTCGGTCATCTATTCGGTGCTCTGGAAGCCTCTCCCCTTCCCCGGGCCCGGTCGGCTCGTCCGCCTCTTCGAGACCCGCCCCGCGAAGGGAATCGACAAGACGGTCGTCGCCGATGGCGAATTCGTCGCCTGGCAGGCGAGGGCGAGGTCCTTCGACGGGCTGGCGGCGGTCCTCTATCCCGGCTTCACGCTCACGTCGGGCGGCGAATCCCACCAGATCGAGGGAATCCGGACGAGCGCGAACTTCCTCGAGCTCCTGGGCGTGCGACCCCTCGCGGGCCGGTTCTTCACGCCGGCCGAGGGGCGTCCCGGAGCGCCGGCGACCGCGGTCATCAGCTCGGCGCTCTGGAAGACCCGGCTCCAGGGCGACCCGAGGATCGTCGGTGGATCGATCCTCCTCGACGGCCGGCCGACGACGGTCGTCGGGGTCCTCCCCGAGGGCTTCAACTGGTATGGAAAGGTCGACGCGATCGCTCCCCTCGTCTTCGACGCCGTCGCCTCCGCGAATTTCCACAGTCACCATCTCGACGTCTTCGGACGGCTCAAGGCGGGCGTGCCGCTCTCCCGAGCCCGGGCCGAGATGAGCGCGATCGCCGAAGCAGTCGCGCGAGATCACCCGGTCTCGCGCGGAGACGGGATCGGAATCGCTCCGCTGCGCGAGGACATGGCCGGGCCGGCCGCGGGCTCCCTCCGCGTCGCGCTCGGGGCGATCCTCTTCGTCCTGCTCGTCGCGTGCGCGAACCTCGCGAACCTGCTGCTGGCGCGCGCGTCCCGCCGCCGGCGCGAGATCGCGATCCGTCTCGCGGTCGGGGCGAGCCGGCTTCGCCTCGTCCGGCAACTCCTGACCGAGAGCGTCGTCCTCGCCGCCGCCGGAGCCGCGGCCGGAATCGGCCTCGCCGCGATCGGCGTGGCCAGCGCCGCGGCGTTCCTTTTCGGGATGCCTCGCGGCCCGGAGATCGGCCTCCACCCGGCCTCGCTCCTCTTCGCGGCGGGACTCGCGGCGGCAACCGGCGTCGCGTTCGGTCTCGCGCCCGCGCTCCAGGCCGTCGGCGAGAACGCCCGGACCCGAGCGGGACTCGCCGGATCGCTCCCTTCCGCTCCGCGTTCCGGAACGCGTCTGCGCCAGGCGCTCGTCGCCGGCGAAGTCGCCCTCTCCCTGGTGCTCCTCCTCTCGGGCGGGCTCCTTCTTCGCACGTTCTGGAACCTCGAGCGCGTGAATCCCGGATTCGAGCCCGCGAAGGTGGCGGCGGTCTCCGTCGATCCGCCGGAGGCTCGATATCCGTCGCTTCCGGCGGCCGCCGATTTCCTGGAACGGACGGCGGTCGATCTCGCATCGATTCCGGGCGCGGACTCGGCGGGGGTCGTCAACATCATTCCGCTCTCGGGAAACGACTCGGGTTCGGGGCTGCTCCTCGACGGCGACGACGATCCCGCGATCGATCCGCCGCACGTCCAGTACCGCGTGGCGGGCGGGTCCGCGTTCCGCGCGCTCGGGATCGCGATCGAGCGCGGCCGCTCCTTCGACGTCCGCGACCGCGCCGGCTCCGAGCCCGTCGCGATCGTCAACGGCGCCTTCGCCCGCCGGTTCTGGAGCGGCAAGGATCCGATCGGGCGCCGGCTGAAGATCGGCCGCCGCGATCCCGCCAATCCCTGGCGCACGGTCGTCGGCGTCTCCGACGACGTCCGGCAGGAGAGCCTGGACCTTCCGGCGGTCCCCGAAGTGGACGTCCCCCTCGGGCAGTGGCCGGTCCGGCGGGCGGTGTTCGTGGTGCGCGCCCGGCGCTCGCCCGCCGCTCTGCTCGCCGCCATCCGCGGGCGCCTCCGCGCGGCGGATCCCGAGCTCCCGACCGACGATCTCGACGTCTATCCGCATCTCGTTTCGCAGTCGCTCGCTTCCCGGCGCCATCTCGCCCAGGCCGTGGCGGGATTCGCCGGAGCGGCATTCCTCCTCGCCGCGATCGGGATCTACGGAGTCATTTCGTACCGCGTCACGGAGCGGACGCGCGAGATCGGGATCCGCATCGCGCTCGGCGCGCGGAGCGGCCGAGTCGTGAGCCTGATCGTCGGCGAGGGCGCGCGGGTCGTCGCGGCGGGTCTCCTCGCCGGAATCGCCGCGGCCGCCGTCGCGAGCCGGCTCCTGACGAGCCTCCTGTTCGGCGTGAGGCCGGCCGACCTCGCCACCTTCGCCGCCGTCTCGGCCCTTCTCTTCACGACGGGAATCGCGGCGGCGTGGTTCCCCGCCCGCCGCGCGGCGCGCATCGATCCGATGAAGGCCTTGAGAGAAGAGTGA
- a CDS encoding ABC transporter permease, translating to MIEAARTFRHAFRSLAKNPGFSLLAIGTLALGIGANAAVFSVAHALLLRPFPFPHLERVVSILESLPAKAGSPASHEGGEGHRSLVPPGDADDLIRERGPWQSIGACGFGDFRLGGIGDPEHVAGSPVTEGFFAALGAAPELGRLFSPDEHVPGRDRVAVVSDGFWRRRLAASPAAVGSAMNLDGRAYTIVGVMPRSFAYPPGGVDVWVPWAPTPAERADRRIPTFLMVARRRPGTSLPAARARVGAVEARLRRDYPETFGGKSFLTVPLRDAHSGPMAPFVVVFEAAALFVLVIACVNVASLLLARGARRRRELAIRSALGAGRGRLIALIAAEWTLLAGAAAALALWIADAALKLIRVALPSSIAKWLPGWTAIRLETPALLFTAAVAAGVGLLFSAMPALRLRRTSLVHSLGGSGRASADPRRARTQTALVIAQVALALVLLSGAAFLLRGFRGLIGAYRDFDPDGVITMRIHLSEETRGDASRQAAFFDRVLAGLRAIPGVRAASLSKQVPADLGPFPAAGMEAEGRAAASPSERPLVDVQAISSDYFRSLRIPLRSGRDFREGDAPGSPEVAIVSEELARRLDGKGGAAGRRIRLFAGNDPGPWITIVGVASDVRQYWSDRVPRLTVYRPFRQAPNPGMFAILRSAGDPGALLAPARRAVAAVDPAQPVDEIRTMNGVVLESTAMVRIAAGLLGTTAVLALLLAAIGVGGLIAYGVAQRTKEIGIRMALGARPSEIVRLVLQQGVTLGALGLAFGAPLTFGLGRLLGSILYGVAQPDPATIVAVGAALGGIALASALVPALRASRVDPMTALREE from the coding sequence GTGATCGAAGCCGCCCGCACCTTCCGCCATGCCTTTCGGAGCCTCGCCAAGAATCCCGGGTTCTCTCTTCTCGCGATCGGGACGCTCGCGCTCGGCATCGGCGCGAACGCCGCGGTCTTCTCCGTCGCCCACGCCCTGCTCCTCCGGCCGTTTCCGTTTCCGCACCTCGAGCGCGTCGTGAGCATCCTCGAATCCCTCCCCGCGAAAGCCGGCAGCCCTGCCTCGCATGAAGGAGGAGAAGGGCATCGATCCCTCGTCCCTCCGGGCGACGCCGACGACCTGATTCGGGAGCGGGGTCCGTGGCAGTCGATCGGCGCCTGCGGGTTCGGGGACTTTCGCCTGGGCGGGATCGGCGATCCGGAGCACGTCGCCGGCTCCCCGGTGACCGAAGGGTTCTTCGCCGCTCTCGGCGCCGCGCCGGAGCTCGGCCGCCTCTTCTCGCCCGACGAGCACGTTCCGGGACGCGACCGGGTGGCGGTCGTCAGCGACGGCTTCTGGAGGCGCCGGCTCGCCGCCTCGCCGGCGGCGGTCGGCTCGGCGATGAATCTCGACGGCCGCGCCTACACGATCGTCGGCGTGATGCCCCGCAGTTTCGCGTATCCCCCGGGAGGCGTCGACGTGTGGGTGCCGTGGGCGCCGACGCCGGCCGAACGCGCCGACCGCCGAATACCGACTTTTCTCATGGTGGCGCGCCGCCGTCCGGGTACGTCCCTCCCGGCCGCGCGCGCCCGGGTCGGCGCCGTCGAAGCGCGTCTTCGCCGCGACTACCCGGAAACGTTCGGCGGGAAAAGCTTCCTCACCGTTCCGCTTCGCGACGCCCATTCCGGTCCGATGGCGCCCTTCGTGGTCGTCTTCGAAGCGGCCGCGCTCTTCGTCCTCGTCATCGCCTGCGTCAACGTGGCGAGCCTCCTGCTCGCACGGGGAGCCCGCCGCCGGCGCGAGCTGGCGATCCGGAGCGCCCTCGGCGCGGGGAGGGGGCGCCTGATCGCCCTCATCGCCGCCGAGTGGACGCTCCTCGCCGGCGCCGCGGCGGCCCTGGCCCTCTGGATCGCCGACGCCGCCCTCAAGCTGATCCGCGTCGCTCTTCCCTCGTCGATCGCGAAATGGCTGCCGGGGTGGACCGCGATTCGTCTCGAAACTCCCGCTCTGCTCTTCACCGCCGCCGTCGCCGCCGGAGTGGGTCTCCTCTTCTCGGCGATGCCGGCGCTCCGCCTGAGGCGGACTTCGCTCGTTCACTCTCTCGGCGGATCGGGAAGGGCGAGCGCGGATCCCCGGCGGGCGCGCACGCAGACCGCGCTCGTCATCGCCCAGGTGGCGCTCGCCCTCGTTCTCCTCTCCGGCGCCGCCTTCCTCCTTCGCGGCTTCCGCGGACTCATCGGCGCGTATCGCGATTTCGATCCGGACGGCGTGATCACGATGCGCATCCACCTTTCGGAGGAGACCCGGGGCGACGCTTCCCGGCAGGCGGCGTTCTTCGACCGGGTGCTCGCGGGTCTTCGCGCGATCCCGGGCGTCCGCGCGGCGAGCCTCTCGAAGCAGGTGCCGGCCGATCTCGGCCCGTTCCCCGCCGCCGGAATGGAAGCGGAAGGACGCGCGGCCGCGTCGCCGTCCGAGCGCCCGCTCGTCGACGTTCAGGCGATCAGCTCCGACTATTTCCGTTCGCTTCGGATTCCGCTCCGGAGCGGCCGCGACTTTCGCGAGGGAGACGCTCCCGGTTCGCCGGAGGTCGCGATCGTCTCGGAAGAGCTCGCGCGGCGGCTCGACGGGAAAGGCGGCGCGGCGGGACGCCGCATTCGTCTCTTCGCCGGCAACGATCCCGGACCGTGGATCACGATCGTCGGCGTCGCGAGCGACGTCCGCCAGTACTGGTCCGACCGGGTTCCGCGGCTGACCGTCTACCGTCCCTTCCGGCAGGCGCCGAATCCGGGAATGTTCGCGATCCTGCGATCCGCCGGGGACCCCGGCGCGCTCCTCGCGCCCGCCCGCCGGGCCGTCGCCGCCGTCGATCCGGCGCAGCCCGTCGACGAGATCCGGACGATGAACGGGGTCGTTCTCGAATCCACCGCCATGGTCCGGATCGCGGCGGGACTCCTCGGGACCACCGCCGTCCTCGCGCTCCTCCTCGCGGCGATCGGGGTCGGCGGGTTGATCGCCTACGGCGTCGCGCAGAGGACGAAGGAGATCGGCATCCGGATGGCGCTGGGAGCGCGCCCGTCGGAAATCGTCCGGCTCGTCCTCCAACAGGGCGTGACGCTCGGCGCGCTCGGCCTGGCGTTCGGAGCTCCGCTGACTTTCGGGCTGGGCCGGCTCCTCGGGTCGATCCTCTACGGCGTCGCGCAGCCCGATCCGGCGACGATCGTCGCCGTCGGCGCGGCCTTGGGAGGCATCGCCCTCGCCTCGGCGCTCGTTCCCGCTCTTCGCGCTTCCCGGGTGGATCCGATGACGGCCCTGCGGGAGGAATGA